The Flaviramulus sp. BrNp1-15 genome has a window encoding:
- a CDS encoding FAD:protein FMN transferase, whose amino-acid sequence MKKLILVIVCALIFSCKKNVKNTALNGSVFGTSYSIIYDSEINYQKQFDSLFYVINKSMSTYQTNSIISKINRDETVDMDVHFDNVFKASKKIFYDTEGAFDPTIGAVVNAWDFGPEGKILNLDSLKIDSLMTSVGFNKILRIDNHLTKPKDAFIDFNAIAKGYGVDVIGEFMESQNIKNYLVEIGGEIRVKGINAEKQTNWIVGVENPDFNGDQSILKAITLQDEAMATSGTYRKFKLDENGNRYAHIIDTKTGYPSKTNLLSVSVIAKSCMIADAYATAFKAMGIEKVKEFLERHPELKVFLIFENDNGEFETLSFNGFPE is encoded by the coding sequence ATGAAGAAACTTATACTTGTTATTGTTTGTGCTTTAATTTTTTCTTGTAAAAAAAATGTAAAAAACACAGCTCTGAATGGATCTGTTTTTGGAACCAGCTATTCCATTATTTATGATTCTGAAATTAATTATCAAAAGCAGTTTGATAGTTTGTTTTATGTAATAAATAAATCGATGTCAACGTATCAAACAAATTCTATTATTTCAAAAATTAATAGAGATGAAACGGTTGATATGGATGTGCATTTTGATAATGTTTTTAAAGCTTCAAAGAAAATTTTTTATGATACAGAAGGTGCTTTCGATCCTACAATAGGAGCCGTTGTTAACGCATGGGATTTTGGTCCAGAAGGAAAAATACTAAACCTAGACAGTCTTAAAATAGATAGTTTAATGACTTCAGTTGGTTTTAATAAAATACTTAGAATTGATAATCACCTTACAAAACCTAAAGATGCTTTTATAGATTTTAATGCTATTGCAAAGGGCTATGGTGTAGATGTTATTGGTGAATTTATGGAAAGTCAGAATATTAAAAATTATTTAGTTGAAATTGGTGGTGAAATACGAGTAAAGGGCATAAATGCTGAAAAACAAACTAATTGGATAGTTGGAGTAGAAAACCCAGATTTTAATGGCGATCAATCTATTTTAAAAGCAATTACCTTGCAAGATGAAGCTATGGCTACCTCTGGAACGTATAGAAAGTTTAAATTAGATGAAAACGGTAATAGGTACGCGCATATTATTGATACTAAAACTGGGTACCCAAGTAAAACGAATTTGTTAAGTGTCTCTGTAATTGCAAAAAGTTGTATGATTGCAGATGCTTACGCAACAGCTTTTAAAGCTATGGGTATTGAAAAAGTAAAAGAATTTTTAGAAAGACACCCAGAACTTAAGGTGTTCTTGATTTTTGAGAATGATAATGGCGAATTTGAAACCTTATCTTTTAATGGTTTTCCTGAATAA
- a CDS encoding DUF423 domain-containing protein, with translation MTQQTFIITGAIFGLLAIIFGAFGAHALKKTLTTDQLKSFETGVKYQMYHAIVLLVLGFHSQFSTSVTYWAFTLGILLFSFSIYGLVLSDSKGKKFKFLGPITPIGGLFFVLGWIFIIINSL, from the coding sequence ATGACTCAACAAACTTTTATAATAACAGGTGCCATATTTGGTTTGCTCGCAATTATATTTGGGGCTTTTGGTGCTCATGCGCTAAAAAAAACATTAACAACAGACCAACTAAAGAGCTTTGAAACTGGTGTAAAATATCAAATGTACCATGCTATAGTCTTACTTGTGCTTGGATTTCATTCTCAATTTTCAACCTCTGTAACGTATTGGGCTTTCACTTTAGGTATTTTGTTATTTTCCTTCAGTATTTACGGTCTTGTTTTAAGTGACAGCAAAGGAAAAAAGTTCAAGTTTTTAGGTCCCATTACTCCAATTGGAGGGTTGTTTTTTGTTTTAGGTTGGATATTTATAATTATTAATTCTCTTTAA
- a CDS encoding class I SAM-dependent methyltransferase has translation MKKLFKIILNVIPRPLLIRLSYVIRPILAFILKGNTFIDPIDSKGFKTFLPYGYGTQRNNVLSPSTLSLERHRLLWLYLKNETDFFTAKLKVLHFAPEQAFYKRFKKMKNLEYTTTDLNSPLADVKADICNLPFNDNEFDVILCNHVLEHIPDDTKAMQELYRILKTGGWGIFQIPQDLNREKTFEDNSITDKKERAKIFGQYDHVRVYGRDYFDKLRNIGFKVEEIDYTSKFLKEDIEKYCLAQGEIIPVVYK, from the coding sequence TTGAAAAAACTCTTCAAAATAATTTTAAACGTCATACCAAGACCGCTACTTATCAGGTTAAGTTATGTTATCAGACCTATTTTAGCTTTCATTTTAAAAGGAAACACATTTATAGACCCTATAGATAGTAAAGGTTTTAAAACCTTTTTACCATACGGTTATGGCACACAGCGTAATAATGTATTATCGCCATCTACCTTAAGTTTAGAACGCCACCGCCTACTTTGGCTATATCTTAAAAATGAAACAGATTTCTTCACTGCTAAATTAAAAGTTTTACATTTTGCTCCAGAGCAAGCTTTTTATAAGCGTTTTAAGAAAATGAAGAATCTTGAATATACCACAACAGATTTAAATTCTCCTTTAGCAGATGTAAAAGCAGATATTTGTAATCTTCCATTTAATGATAATGAATTTGATGTTATTTTGTGCAACCATGTTTTAGAGCACATACCTGATGACACTAAAGCTATGCAGGAACTTTATAGAATTTTAAAAACCGGTGGATGGGGCATTTTTCAAATTCCACAAGATTTAAACAGAGAAAAAACTTTTGAGGATAATAGTATAACCGATAAAAAAGAACGTGCTAAAATTTTTGGTCAATATGACCATGTACGTGTTTATGGTCGTGACTATTTTGATAAGCTAAGGAATATCGGTTTTAAAGTTGAAGAAATTGATTATACCTCAAAATTTTTAAAAGAAGATATTGAAAAATATTGTTTAGCTCAAGGTGAAATTATTCCTGTAGTTTATAAATAA
- a CDS encoding cupin domain-containing protein — MNYKIDNIPSKELAKGITGKYVHSENMTIGFVNIDKGSVLPDHSHFHEQTTQIISGKLEMTIDGKKQILEPGSITIIPSNAVHGAYALTDCVVTDIFHPVREDYK; from the coding sequence ATGAATTATAAAATTGATAATATACCATCAAAAGAGTTAGCTAAAGGTATTACTGGTAAATACGTGCACTCTGAAAATATGACTATTGGTTTTGTTAACATTGATAAAGGCTCAGTATTGCCTGATCACTCACATTTTCATGAACAAACTACTCAAATTATTTCTGGTAAATTAGAAATGACTATTGATGGAAAAAAACAAATTTTAGAACCCGGTTCTATAACTATAATTCCATCAAATGCTGTTCATGGCGCTTATGCCTTAACAGATTGTGTTGTTACTGATATTTTTCATCCTGTAAGAGAAGATTATAAATAA
- the map gene encoding type I methionyl aminopeptidase — protein sequence MIIVKTREEIELMRESALIVSKTLGEVAKAIKPGVTTLQLDKIAEEFIRDHGAIPGFLGLYDFPNTLCMSPNTQVVHGIPNAEPLVEGDIISIDCGALKNGFYGDHAYTFAVGDIEPEIEKLLKVTKESLYVGIREFKLGNRVGDVGYAIQKYCEDHGYGVVRELVGHGLGKKMHEDPEMPNYGRRGKGKKFVEGMVVAIEPMINMGTHRIKQHRDGWTITTLDNKPSAHFEHNVALVDGKPELLSTFAYIYQALGIESNEEEEFRKEALVL from the coding sequence ATGATTATAGTAAAAACTAGAGAGGAAATTGAATTAATGCGTGAAAGTGCCTTAATTGTATCTAAAACTTTAGGTGAAGTTGCAAAAGCAATAAAACCTGGGGTTACAACACTTCAGTTAGATAAAATTGCTGAAGAGTTTATCAGAGATCATGGCGCTATCCCCGGATTTTTAGGACTTTATGATTTTCCTAATACGCTTTGTATGAGCCCAAACACTCAAGTGGTTCATGGTATTCCTAATGCAGAACCACTGGTTGAAGGTGATATCATTTCTATAGATTGTGGCGCTCTAAAAAATGGATTCTATGGCGATCATGCTTATACCTTTGCTGTTGGCGACATTGAACCAGAAATAGAAAAGCTTCTTAAAGTTACAAAGGAGTCTCTATACGTTGGTATTAGAGAGTTTAAATTAGGAAACCGAGTTGGTGATGTTGGGTATGCTATTCAAAAATATTGTGAAGATCATGGCTATGGAGTGGTTAGAGAACTAGTTGGACATGGTTTAGGCAAAAAAATGCATGAAGATCCAGAAATGCCAAATTATGGAAGACGAGGTAAAGGCAAGAAATTTGTTGAAGGAATGGTAGTTGCTATAGAACCTATGATTAATATGGGTACTCATCGAATAAAACAACACAGAGATGGTTGGACAATTACTACTCTAGATAATAAACCTAGTGCACATTTTGAGCACAACGTTGCTTTAGTAGATGGAAAACCAGAATTACTTTCAACTTTTGCTTATATCTATCAAGCTTTAGGTATTGAAAGTAATGAAGAAGAAGAATTTAGAAAAGAAGCTTTAGTTTTATAA
- a CDS encoding acetyl-CoA hydrolase/transferase family protein, with protein sequence MYKIVSAAEAVKVIKSNDRVYVQAAAAAPQLLMKAMTDRHEELRNVEVCHLHVEGETPYANPDLKDSFHVNSFFIGNNVRHTLTAGNGSYTPVFLSELPLLFKRNILPLDVALIHVSVPDKHGYCSLGVSVEATLAAIDNAKVVIAQVNEHMPRTHGDGIIHHTEIDLFVESNEPIPSHFLGEPSAIENKIGNYVASLIDDKSTLQMGIGSIPNAVLSKLTNHKNLGLHTEMFSDGVIDLILKDVINGNFKGVNPGRALATFLIGSQRLYDYVDDNPFVEMKASDYVNDASIIKQNPRMVAINSAIEVDVTGQVCADSLGAKMYSGVGGQMDYIRGAALSEGGKAIIALPSATKKGISRIVPSLKPGAGVVTTRAHVHYVVTEYGIANLYGKTIKERVKALVNIAHPDHRESIDKAYYELI encoded by the coding sequence ATGTATAAAATTGTAAGTGCAGCAGAAGCTGTAAAAGTTATAAAATCAAATGATAGAGTATACGTACAAGCAGCCGCTGCGGCGCCACAATTATTAATGAAAGCTATGACGGATCGTCATGAAGAATTACGAAACGTTGAAGTTTGCCATTTGCATGTAGAAGGCGAAACACCTTATGCAAATCCTGATTTAAAAGATAGCTTTCATGTAAATTCTTTTTTTATAGGTAATAATGTAAGACATACATTAACAGCTGGAAATGGGTCTTATACTCCTGTTTTTTTAAGTGAATTACCGTTATTGTTTAAAAGGAATATTCTTCCTTTAGATGTGGCTTTAATTCATGTGTCTGTACCAGATAAACATGGTTATTGTTCTTTAGGGGTTTCTGTTGAAGCCACTTTAGCGGCTATTGATAATGCTAAAGTTGTAATTGCACAAGTGAATGAACATATGCCTCGAACACATGGAGATGGTATTATTCACCACACTGAAATTGATTTGTTTGTTGAGAGTAACGAACCTATACCATCTCACTTTTTGGGTGAGCCATCGGCTATTGAGAATAAAATAGGAAACTATGTAGCAAGTTTAATTGACGATAAAAGCACATTGCAAATGGGTATTGGCTCTATACCAAATGCTGTATTGTCTAAACTTACAAATCATAAAAACTTAGGATTACATACCGAGATGTTTTCTGATGGTGTTATAGATTTAATTTTAAAAGATGTTATTAACGGAAATTTTAAAGGTGTTAACCCTGGAAGAGCTCTAGCTACTTTCTTAATTGGTTCACAACGATTATATGATTATGTAGATGATAATCCTTTTGTAGAGATGAAGGCATCAGATTATGTGAATGATGCATCCATTATTAAGCAAAATCCAAGAATGGTGGCTATTAATTCTGCTATTGAAGTTGATGTTACTGGACAGGTTTGTGCAGATTCTCTTGGTGCTAAAATGTATTCTGGTGTTGGTGGTCAAATGGACTATATAAGAGGGGCTGCATTAAGTGAAGGCGGAAAAGCTATTATTGCATTACCTTCTGCAACTAAAAAAGGAATTAGCAGAATTGTACCTTCTTTAAAACCTGGTGCTGGGGTAGTAACTACGAGAGCTCATGTACATTATGTGGTTACAGAATATGGTATTGCCAATTTATATGGAAAAACAATTAAAGAGCGAGTTAAAGCTCTAGTTAACATTGCACATCCAGACCATAGAGAATCTATAGATAAAGCTTATTACGAATTAATATAA
- a CDS encoding BT0820 family HAD-type phosphatase encodes MNFDQHLIIAVDFDGTIVEDAYPKIGKPMLFAFETLKKLQEDGHRLILWTYRYGDRLNEAVKFCEENGIFFYAVNKSFPEEEYNNEISRKIHADLFIDDRNIGGFPGWGEVYQMLTNETPQIPEKKKGFFSFLR; translated from the coding sequence ATGAATTTTGACCAACATCTAATTATTGCTGTCGATTTTGATGGCACCATTGTAGAAGACGCTTATCCTAAAATAGGAAAGCCAATGCTCTTTGCTTTTGAAACTTTAAAAAAACTTCAAGAAGATGGGCATCGTCTTATATTATGGACATATAGATATGGTGATAGATTAAATGAGGCTGTAAAATTCTGTGAAGAAAACGGTATTTTTTTCTATGCTGTTAACAAAAGTTTTCCTGAAGAAGAATACAATAATGAAATAAGCAGAAAAATACATGCCGATTTATTTATTGACGACAGAAATATTGGCGGATTCCCAGGCTGGGGTGAAGTATACCAAATGCTTACAAATGAAACCCCACAAATTCCTGAAAAGAAAAAAGGATTCTTTAGTTTTTTAAGATAG
- the gpmI gene encoding 2,3-bisphosphoglycerate-independent phosphoglycerate mutase, with product MNKKVILMILDGWGNSPDPKVSAIDHANTPFIDSLYRKYPYATLRTDGLHVGLPEGQMGNSEVGHMNLGAGRIVYQDLVKVNLAVKNKTLNTEKVLVDAFSYAKTNNKDVHFLGLLSDGGVHSHINHLLGLLDAANDFGLTNTFVHAFTDGRDVDPKSGFGFLTELEQHLEKTNSKLATVTGRYYAMDRDKRWERVKLAYDAMVNGIGEKSTNVTETVQKNYNNDITDEFLKPIIMTDGSGEPVTKIKDGDVVIFFNFRTDRGRELTEALSQNDFHEQNMHKLNLHYVTLTNYDETYKNVNVIFNKDNLSETLGEVLEKHNKKQIRIAETEKYPHVTFFFSGGRETPFKGETRILRNSPKVATYDLKPEMSAYELRDALVPELQKGEVDFVCLNFANGDMVGHTGVMEAAIKACEAVDECVKDVVTTALENGYTTLLIADHGNCETMINPDGSPNTAHTTNPVPVILIDNELTQIKDGILGDMAPTILKLMGVPQPEAMTQHSLI from the coding sequence ATGAACAAAAAAGTTATCTTAATGATACTAGATGGATGGGGTAATTCTCCAGATCCAAAAGTTTCTGCAATCGATCATGCAAACACACCATTTATAGATTCTCTTTACAGAAAATATCCTTACGCTACTTTGCGTACAGATGGTTTACATGTTGGGTTACCTGAAGGTCAAATGGGTAATAGTGAAGTTGGGCACATGAATTTAGGAGCAGGCAGAATTGTTTATCAAGACTTGGTTAAAGTTAATTTAGCAGTTAAAAATAAAACACTAAACACAGAAAAAGTTTTGGTTGATGCCTTTAGTTATGCTAAGACTAACAATAAAGATGTTCACTTTTTAGGATTGTTAAGTGATGGTGGTGTGCATTCGCACATAAATCATTTACTTGGTTTATTAGATGCTGCAAACGATTTTGGATTAACAAATACTTTTGTTCATGCATTTACCGATGGTCGTGATGTAGACCCTAAATCGGGATTTGGATTTCTAACAGAATTAGAACAACATTTAGAAAAAACAAATAGCAAATTAGCAACCGTAACTGGTAGATATTATGCTATGGATAGAGATAAACGTTGGGAACGTGTAAAATTAGCGTACGATGCTATGGTAAATGGTATTGGTGAAAAATCTACAAACGTAACCGAAACTGTACAAAAAAATTATAACAACGATATTACAGACGAGTTTTTAAAACCCATTATCATGACTGATGGTTCTGGAGAACCAGTAACTAAAATTAAAGATGGTGATGTCGTTATCTTTTTCAATTTCAGAACAGACCGTGGGCGAGAATTAACTGAAGCGTTATCTCAAAACGATTTTCATGAGCAAAATATGCACAAACTAAATTTGCATTATGTAACGCTTACCAATTATGATGAAACTTACAAAAATGTTAATGTAATTTTTAATAAGGATAACTTATCAGAAACTTTAGGTGAAGTTTTAGAAAAGCATAATAAAAAACAAATTAGAATTGCTGAAACAGAAAAATATCCTCATGTTACTTTCTTTTTCTCTGGCGGAAGAGAAACACCTTTTAAAGGAGAAACACGTATTTTAAGAAACTCTCCCAAAGTAGCTACTTACGATTTAAAACCTGAGATGAGTGCTTATGAATTACGTGATGCTTTAGTACCAGAATTACAAAAAGGTGAAGTAGATTTTGTTTGTCTAAATTTTGCAAATGGCGATATGGTTGGGCATACCGGCGTAATGGAAGCAGCAATAAAAGCTTGTGAAGCTGTTGATGAATGTGTAAAAGATGTTGTTACTACCGCATTAGAAAACGGTTATACAACTTTATTAATTGCAGACCATGGAAATTGTGAAACTATGATAAACCCTGATGGTTCACCAAATACAGCTCACACAACCAATCCAGTACCAGTTATTCTAATTGATAATGAATTAACTCAAATTAAGGATGGTATTTTAGGAGATATGGCACCAACAATATTAAAACTAATGGGTGTGCCACAACCTGAAGCTATGACTCAACACTCATTAATATAA
- a CDS encoding ankyrin repeat domain-containing protein, producing the protein MKKTIIISAIALCFSIANVNAKPITKNIETNNYEYFFKVNSFCVSIAKGDLETVQKLIARGADVNAKSNGMTPIMYAAKFNRVEILKLLIAQGANLKAKSDKKMTALDYAELHGANDTAAILKEELSKNKKRK; encoded by the coding sequence ATGAAAAAAACAATCATTATTTCTGCAATCGCATTATGTTTTTCTATTGCAAACGTTAATGCAAAACCAATTACAAAAAACATTGAAACTAACAATTATGAATACTTTTTTAAAGTAAACTCATTTTGTGTATCTATTGCTAAAGGCGATTTAGAAACTGTACAGAAACTAATAGCTAGAGGAGCTGATGTAAATGCTAAATCTAATGGTATGACACCAATAATGTATGCTGCAAAATTTAACAGAGTAGAAATCTTAAAACTTTTAATTGCTCAAGGTGCCAATTTAAAAGCTAAGTCTGATAAAAAAATGACTGCTTTAGATTATGCTGAATTACATGGGGCAAATGATACAGCTGCAATTTTAAAAGAAGAATTATCTAAAAATAAAAAGAGAAAATAA
- a CDS encoding M48 family metalloprotease, with amino-acid sequence MRGRNLKVRLLIGAAIALFFVFKRCSQRQENPYTHRMQTISMNADEEIAIGLQSAPQMAQQHGGLHSNNQYQALVDNVGNKLVNNSIARKTPYQYEFHLLADPNAINAFALPGGQIFITYALFSKLENEDQLAGVLGHEIGHVLGRHSAERIAESEYWQGLATAGSVGADMGGLVSGIGQNTLLTNGRDDELESDELGVKFMIKAGYNPVEMIGVMEILKDAAGPNRVPEFKSTHPDPDNRIEKIQEAIEKYRNQ; translated from the coding sequence ATGAGAGGAAGAAATCTAAAAGTCAGGTTATTAATTGGTGCTGCAATTGCATTATTTTTTGTTTTTAAACGTTGTAGCCAACGACAAGAGAATCCATATACACATAGAATGCAAACTATTTCTATGAATGCCGATGAAGAAATTGCCATAGGCTTACAAAGTGCTCCTCAAATGGCACAACAACATGGTGGCTTACACTCTAATAATCAATATCAAGCATTAGTTGATAATGTTGGGAACAAATTAGTTAACAACAGTATCGCGAGAAAAACACCATATCAATATGAGTTTCATTTATTAGCAGACCCAAATGCTATTAATGCTTTTGCACTACCTGGAGGGCAGATTTTTATAACCTATGCTTTATTTTCAAAATTAGAAAATGAAGACCAATTAGCTGGCGTTTTAGGTCATGAAATCGGACATGTTTTAGGAAGACACAGTGCAGAACGCATTGCTGAAAGTGAGTATTGGCAAGGCTTAGCTACTGCTGGTTCTGTTGGAGCAGATATGGGTGGTTTAGTTAGCGGTATAGGACAAAACACTTTACTTACCAATGGAAGAGATGATGAATTAGAAAGCGATGAATTAGGTGTTAAATTCATGATTAAAGCCGGTTACAACCCCGTAGAAATGATTGGCGTTATGGAAATTTTAAAAGATGCAGCTGGCCCCAATCGTGTACCAGAATTTAAAAGTACACACCCAGACCCAGACAATAGGATTGAAAAAATTCAAGAAGCTATTGAAAAATATAGAAACCAATAA
- a CDS encoding GNAT family N-acetyltransferase, whose translation MSVIKNFDYNIVRITSKETHLVRHPVLRKGKPITTCVFEGDDDETTIHLGLFIKKELVSVCSFFKNNHASILEENQYQLRGMAVLDKYQGKGVGKIILSYGENIIKNKNTKIIWCNAREIAVPFYDKSGYKIIGNPFDIMGIGKHFVMYKTLDEL comes from the coding sequence ATGTCTGTAATTAAAAATTTTGATTATAATATAGTTAGAATTACTTCTAAAGAAACTCATCTTGTAAGGCATCCTGTTTTAAGAAAAGGCAAACCCATTACTACATGTGTATTTGAAGGTGATGATGATGAAACTACTATTCATCTTGGGCTATTTATAAAAAAAGAATTAGTAAGTGTTTGTTCTTTTTTTAAAAACAATCATGCTAGTATTTTGGAAGAAAATCAATACCAGCTAAGAGGGATGGCTGTTCTTGATAAATATCAAGGAAAAGGAGTTGGGAAAATTATTTTAAGCTATGGCGAAAACATTATAAAAAATAAAAACACTAAAATAATTTGGTGTAATGCTAGAGAAATAGCAGTGCCTTTTTATGATAAAAGTGGTTATAAAATTATTGGAAATCCATTTGATATTATGGGTATTGGTAAGCACTTTGTGATGTACAAAACACTTGATGAATTGTAA
- a CDS encoding GNAT family N-acetyltransferase, translated as MAFEFKIIEKEQINSVIPLVQKLNKNNISYEVLEQRFSEMITQNYECVGAFDNNKLIGVCGLWYCTRHYSGKSVEPDHVFIDEDYRGKGIGKQFFKWIYNYTLNKGCEAVELNTYVSNSASHKFYFNEGFKILGYHFLKKL; from the coding sequence ATGGCTTTTGAATTTAAAATTATAGAAAAAGAACAAATAAATTCTGTAATCCCATTAGTGCAAAAATTAAATAAAAATAATATTTCATACGAAGTATTAGAGCAACGTTTTTCAGAAATGATTACACAGAATTATGAGTGTGTTGGAGCTTTTGATAACAATAAATTGATTGGTGTTTGTGGTTTGTGGTATTGTACTAGGCATTATTCAGGAAAGAGTGTTGAACCAGATCATGTTTTTATTGATGAGGATTACAGAGGTAAAGGAATTGGTAAGCAATTTTTTAAATGGATATATAACTATACTCTAAACAAAGGTTGTGAAGCAGTAGAGTTAAATACTTATGTAAGCAACTCTGCATCGCATAAATTTTATTTTAATGAAGGTTTTAAAATTTTGGGCTACCATTTTTTAAAAAAGTTATAA
- the pepE gene encoding dipeptidase PepE, translated as MKNIIIASTSTVHGSDYLEYILNDLKAFFKNTNTILFIPYARPSGITHDEYTKKASEAFSKIGKKVKGIHEFDNPAEAVKNAEAIFTGGGNTFVLTSQLYKNNLIDALKTAIENSTPYLGTSAGSNICGLTIKTTNDMPIVYPPSFNALALVPFNINPHYLDPDANSKHMGETRETRIKEFHKFNTHPVVGLREGSWLKVKDKSITLKGSLTARIFEYNKTPYELEPETELNHLK; from the coding sequence ATGAAAAACATTATAATTGCAAGCACTTCAACAGTTCATGGAAGCGATTATTTAGAATATATATTAAACGATTTAAAAGCTTTTTTTAAAAATACTAATACCATTTTGTTCATTCCATACGCAAGACCAAGCGGTATAACACATGATGAATACACAAAAAAGGCTAGTGAAGCTTTTTCTAAAATAGGCAAAAAAGTAAAAGGCATCCATGAATTCGATAATCCTGCTGAAGCAGTAAAAAATGCTGAAGCCATTTTTACAGGTGGCGGTAATACTTTTGTATTAACTAGCCAACTTTATAAAAACAATTTAATAGACGCCTTAAAAACCGCTATAGAAAATAGCACACCTTATTTAGGCACCAGTGCAGGTAGTAATATTTGTGGTTTAACTATTAAAACCACAAACGACATGCCCATTGTGTACCCACCAAGCTTTAATGCTTTGGCTTTGGTTCCTTTTAATATAAATCCGCATTACTTAGATCCAGATGCTAATAGTAAGCACATGGGTGAAACCCGAGAAACCAGAATTAAAGAGTTCCATAAATTTAACACACATCCAGTTGTAGGTTTACGCGAAGGTAGTTGGTTAAAAGTAAAAGATAAATCTATAACTTTAAAAGGCAGTTTAACTGCAAGAATCTTTGAATATAATAAAACACCTTATGAGTTAGAACCAGAAACAGAACTTAATCATTTAAAATAA
- a CDS encoding carboxypeptidase-like regulatory domain-containing protein translates to MKKIIFFLAFITSLNAVSQNVTRIEVSGKIIVEGNDISGITIFNSSSNKGTISDDKGEFKLQVALNDIIEVSALQYQNLKFQINEAIIKSKKLKLFLIEEINQLDEIIVFNNELTGNLNTDIETTQPFKPKLDALYFGVKHSSEYDFEQDYRSEVQNMAVNDQQPTMVNGLNIVNVVDQLLLPLFRSEVKNKKKASIPEVPAEAIKYYFGSEFLVDNFNIPEHRVGEFIRFVESNDFDYDLLNYGNEMEFLELLNTKSKAFLNSKK, encoded by the coding sequence ATGAAAAAAATAATATTCTTTTTAGCTTTTATAACATCCTTAAATGCTGTCTCACAAAACGTAACTAGAATTGAAGTATCTGGAAAAATAATTGTTGAAGGCAATGATATTTCTGGAATAACTATTTTTAACTCATCTTCTAATAAAGGAACAATTTCAGACGATAAAGGTGAATTTAAATTACAAGTTGCACTAAATGATATTATTGAAGTTAGCGCTTTACAATATCAAAACCTAAAATTTCAAATAAATGAAGCTATTATCAAATCTAAAAAATTGAAGCTTTTTTTAATTGAAGAAATTAACCAGTTAGACGAAATTATTGTTTTTAATAACGAGTTAACAGGGAATCTTAATACAGATATAGAAACCACACAACCTTTTAAGCCTAAATTAGATGCTTTATATTTTGGAGTTAAACATAGTAGTGAATATGATTTTGAACAAGATTATAGGTCTGAAGTACAAAACATGGCTGTAAATGATCAACAACCCACTATGGTTAATGGTCTTAATATAGTTAATGTTGTAGACCAATTATTACTTCCGCTATTTAGGTCTGAGGTTAAGAATAAGAAAAAAGCTAGCATTCCTGAAGTACCTGCAGAGGCAATTAAGTATTATTTTGGATCTGAGTTTTTAGTTGATAATTTTAATATTCCAGAACATCGCGTAGGAGAGTTTATAAGATTTGTTGAAAGTAACGATTTTGATTATGACTTACTTAACTACGGAAATGAGATGGAATTTCTCGAACTTCTTAATACAAAAAGCAAAGCCTTTTTAAATTCCAAAAAGTAA